A single Metarhizium brunneum chromosome 5, complete sequence DNA region contains:
- the UBP1_1 gene encoding Oligouridylate-binding protein 1: MTDTSAAPASTQLPPQAQAVAGNSGQNGQGNPTHLPPPPLHIPQNTNPIPTAITSPLSGGDNGGMMSPGGSGNFRRAAPEPNKRALYVGGLEQRVTEDVLRQIFETTGHVQNVKIIPDKNAKGFNYGFVEYDDPGAAERAMSTLNGRRVHQSEIRVNWAYQSNASNKEDTSSHFHIFVGDLSNEVNDDILLQAFSAFGTVSEARVMWDMKTGRTRGYGFVAFRDRSDAEKALSSMDGEWLGSRAIRCNWANQKGQPSIAQQQAMQAMGLTPTTPFGHHQFPAHGVGSYDVVLNQTPNWQTTCYVGNLTPYTTPNDVVPLFQNFGFVVESRFQADRGFAFIKMDSHENAAMAICQMNGYNVNGRPLKCSWGKDKTPNAQGNFDPAHQQPYSPQSAQTPGFPGTPTYYPQYGTQYGGQPGNFAGPQGGSPAGYGGSPMGYGGPQSAGGFGRGQQGPNGQWNQPGPGQNFNNGFGGYQS; encoded by the exons ATGACGGATACCTCTGCAGCTCCTGCCTCAACCCAGTTGCCTCCCCAGGCACAGGCCGTGGCCGGGAATTCTGGCCAAAATGGCCAAGGAAACCCGACTCATTTGCCACCACCTCCGTTGCACATCCCGCAGAACACGAACCCCATCCCGACTGCTATTACATCTCCCCTCTCTGGTGGAGATAATGGCGGTATGATGTCACCTGGGGGTTCAGGCAACTTCCGACGGGCAGCCCCTGAGCCTAACAAGCGGGCGCTGTACGttggaggcttggagcagcGTGTAACCGAGGACGTTCTTCGCCAAATCTTTGAGACTACGGGTCATGTTCAGAATGTGAAGATTATTCCCGACAAGAAT GCCAAAGGATTCAACTACGGTTTTGTCGAATACGACGACCCTGGTGCTGCGGAGCGCGCCATGTCAACCCTGAATGGCCGTAGGGTCCATCAATCG GAAATCCGAGTCAACTGGGCGTATCAGTCCAACGCTTCGAATAAGGAGGATACTTCCAGTCACTTTCACATCTTTGTTGGCGATCTTTCCAACGAGGTCAACGATGATATTCTCCTCCAAGCGTTCTCCGCCTTTGGAACTGTCTCTGAGGCTCGTGTCATGTGGGACATGAAGACTGGCCGGACCCGAGGATACGGTTTCGTCGCATTCCGGGACAGATCAGATGCTGAAAAGGCATTGAGCTCTATGGATGGCGAGTGGTTGGGCTCGCGAGCTATTCGATGCAACTGGGCCAACCAGAAGGGCCAACCTTCCATTGCACAGCAGCAGGCGATGCAGGCTATGGGCCTGACTCCCACGACTCCCTTTGGCCACCATCAGTTCCCGGCTCACGGCGTGGGCAGTTACGATGTGGTTTTGAACCAGACTCCTAACTGGCAAACTACTTGCTATGTGGGCAATCTGACACCCTATACCACCCCCAATGACGTGGTTCCCCTTTTCCAGAACTTTGGATTCGTTGTCGAATCGCGATTCCAGGCCGACCGCGGCTTCGCCTTTATCAAGATGGATTCCCACGAgaatgcagccatggcaatcTGCCAGATGAATGGATATAACGTCAACGGCCGACCACTCAAATGCAGT TggggcaaggacaagacacCCAACGCTCAAGGAAACTTTGACCCTGCCCATCAGCAGCCATACAGTCCTCAGAGTGCCCAGACCCCGGGCTTTCCAGGAACGCCCACGTACTACCCTCAATACGGCA CCCAATATGGCGGACAGCCAGGCAATTTTGCAGGGCCTCAAGGTGGCTCGCCTGCAGGATATGGCGGCTCTCCCATGGGATACGGTGGGCCTCAGAGTGCGGGAGGTTTTGGTCGAGGCCAACAGGGCCCCAATGGCCAATGGAACCAACCTGGGCCTGGGCAAAACTTCAACAATGGATTTGGCGGTTATCAGTCTTGA
- the GH5FP gene encoding Glycosyl hydrolase 5 family protein, producing MKFMVQLLALSYGCLAFAASAVEKPNVPLRSSSRWILDSAGKRVKLRCINWAGHMEANVPEGLNKKHIEHIADWIAGQGYNCVRLTYSIDMALNPALKVQDSFRAAATAAGVSEADMMRVYTAAVEKNSFLSGATVLDVFDRVQSALWNRGVMTILDNHVSKASWCCDLSDGNGWWNDANFYVAATSRYFNTQKWLNGLKSMAQWSASRPGIVGMSLRNELRAHIAQIPWAPSTWLKYMPRAGDVVHAENPRLLVIVGGINGGTDLSPLRNGAMKLGNWADKRVWEAHAYSFTVVTPSLGSCDIRKAEFGGLFGFVLEQNKASTGPLLLSEFGVGMTGGPHDGLSNQDNDYLTCLVGYMENNDADWAHWAVQGSYYVRDKTVDYNETWGALDYEWSDWRNPKFKGMLGNMFAVTQGP from the coding sequence ATGAAATTCATGGTGCAACTACTAGCCCTCAGCTATGGCTGTCTCGCTTTCGCTGCGTCTGCAGTAGAGAAGCCTAATGTGCCGCTTCGTTCGTCAAGTCGTTGGATCCTCGACTCGGCCGGGAAGAGAGTCAAGTTGCGCTGTATCAACTGGGCCGGTCACATGGAGGCCAACGTTCCCGAGGGCCTGAACAAGAAGCACATCGAGCACATCGCCGACTGGATCGCCGGGCAGGGCTACAACTGTGTTCGCCTGACCTACTCCATCGACATGGCTCTCAACCCGGCCCTCAAAGTCCAAGACTCATTCCGCGCGGCAGCTACAGCAGCAGGAGTCTCGGAAGCTGACATGATGCGCGTATATACGGCGGCCGTCGAGAAAAACTCCTTCCTATCTGGCGCCACTGTTCTCGACGTCTTTGATAGAGTGCAATCTGCTCTCTGGAACCGCGGCGTCATGACAATCCTCGATAACCATGTCAGCAAAGCAAGCTGGTGCTGTGACCTGTCCGACGGAAACGGGTGGTGGAACGACGCAAACTTTTACGTGGCAGCCACGAGCCGATACTTTAACACGCAGAAATGGCTCAACGGCCTCAAATCCATGGCTCAATGGAGCGCTTCACGCCCCGGCATTGTTGGCATGTCTCTGCGCAACGAGCTGCGCGCACACATCGCCCAGATTCCCTGGGCGCCCAGCACCTGGCTCAAGTACATGCCTCGCGCGGGAGACGTCGTGCACGCCGAAAACCCTCGACTcctcgtcattgtcggcggcatcaacGGCGGGACGGACCTCTCCCCGCTCCGCAACGGCGCCATGAAGCTCGGGAACTGGGCCGACAAGCGTGTCTGGGAAGCCCACGCGTACAGCTTCACCGTCGTAACGCCCAGTCTTGGAAGCTGCGACATTCGCAAGGCCGAATTCGGCGGCTTGTTTGGATTCGTGCTCGAGCAGAACAAGGCTAGCACCGGCCCCTTGCTCCTTTCTGAGTTCGGTGTCGGCATGACTGGTGGTCCGCACGACGGTCTCAGTAATCAGGACAACGACTATCTAACGTGTCTGGTAGGGTACATGGAGAACAATGACGCAGACTGGGCTCACTGGGCTGTCCAGGGGTCGTATTACGTCCGTGACAAGACTGTCGACTACAACGAGACGTGGGGTGCATTGGACTACGAGTGGTCCGACTGGAGAAACCCCAAGTTCAAGGGCATGCTGGGCAACATGTTTGCCGTTACTCAAGGACCATGA
- the YAK1 gene encoding Dual specificity protein kinase YAK1, with product MDPSWQQYPDSAGASRRHNGGGQMPRDYAGQPPPPAAAAYGPDHGQYHRAALPQVHVHAHPHAYGHGHAINLPGPGNPNPAAASPMSMGPSRDGNGDIAMHDAHDAHAGIKYPMRPHHQSHASSGRSSNLQMPHEQQPSSAAQRYSPMDTLSPTSPYAPKSSQFANPPPQTQSPSGQPEYPQSPYYAAGRQAGQQLPPITPFASSQEGYPSSAVANLDAAYSNGPKSPARSNPAGQKPVPEFRKVRALTELRPKNNRQPAFRRANPEGGFISPLQALTSHLPATYRICNPGFKYETSRNPRRVLTKPSKGVKNDGYDNEDSDYILYVNDILGSEEAGHKNRYLILDVLGQGTFGQVVKCQNLKTQEVVAVKVIKNRTAYFNQSMMEVSVLDLLNTKLDKNDDHHLLRLKDTFIHRQHLCLVFELLSVNLYELIKQNQFRGLSTTLVRVFAQQLLNGLALLNKARLIHCDLKPENILLKNLESPIIKIIDFGSACDERQTVYTYIQSRFYRSPEVLLGLPYSSAIDMWSLGCIVVELFLGLPLFPGSSEYNQVSRIVEMLGNPQNWMIEMGKQAGEFFEKRQDEFGRRTYHLKSMEQYAREHNTKEQPSKKYFQQSTLPDIIKSYPMPRKNMKQSEIDREMNNRIAFIDFVRGLLTINPLERWSPQQAKLHPFITQQKFTGPFVPPMNLKASSLNRSPAPGTQQQQQAEALSKQRAQAAQAQANSAAHSAAQGAYANMAAAGQYPQQSGHAQPPMYTANPVYSPAGNHGNMAPPYGPQAGQYGPMIVGQHTQPMPPTQYGNVAQPNMYQQGGMRTNRQRASTMEQQQSGIPAAIQRVASHLDPTQPIRLQPSPAYYPPPGEGMVSMDNTPGRAGRRGSRVQQGGRGNRDFIRNLEERTLEEGFMGNQNPWH from the exons ATGGATCCGTCGTGGCAGCAATATCCCGACTCGGCCGGTGCCTCGCGACGACACAACGGCGGCGGACAAATGCCCAGAGACTATGCCGGtcaacctcctcctcctgccgccgcggcctACGGTCCTGACCATGGCCAATATCACCGCGCCGCTCTCCCTCAAGTCCACGTCCACGCCCACCCTCACGCCTATGGTCATGGTCATGCCATCAACCTTCCGGGACCTGGCAATCCCAATCCGGCCGCCGCTTCCCCAATGTCCATGGGTCCCTCTCGCGACGGCAACGGAGACATTGCTATGCACGACGCCCACGACGCCCATGCCGGCATCAAATATCCCATGAGACCGCACCACCAGTCTCACGCTTCTAGTGGTCGCTCCTCCAACCTTCAGATGCCCCATGAGCAAcagccttcttctgctgctcAACGATACTCGCCCATGGACACGCTGTCTCCGACCTCTCCCTACGCACCCAAGTCGAGCCAATTTGCGAATCCACCCCCTCAAACGCAGTCCCCGAGTGGCCAGCCGGAGTATCCTCAGAGTCCCTACTATGCCGCCGGGCGTCAGGCTGGTCAACAGCTGCCGCCAATCACGCCTTTTGCCTCGTCCCAAGAGGGCTACCCTTCCTCAGCCGTGGCCAATCTAGACGCAGCCTACTCCAATGGACCCAAATCTCCCGCTCGATCGAATCCTGCAGGGCAAAAGCCTGTCCCCGAGTTCCGCAAGGTTCGAGCTCTGACTGAACTACGACCCAAAAACAACCGGCAACCGGCCTTCCGACGAGCAAACCCCGAAGGAGGCTTCATCAGC CCTCTTCAAGCCCTCACATCTCACTTACCGGCGACATACCGCATCTGCAATCCTGGCTTTAAATATGAGACCTCGCGAAATCCTCGTCGAGTCCTGACTAAACCGAGCAAGGGAGTCAAGAATGATGGTTATGACAATGAAGACAGTGATTATATTCTCTATGTCAATGATATTCTAGGATCCGAAGAAGCAGGCCACAA GAATCGTTACCTCATCTTGGAtgttcttggccaaggaacCTTTGGCCAGGTCGTCAAGTGCCAAAACTTGAAGACGCAAGAAGTTGTTGCcgtcaaggtcatcaagaaCCGCACTGCTTATTTTAACCAGAGCATGATGGAAGTTTCCGTTCTCGATTTG CTGAACACGAAACTCGACAAGAACGATGACCATCACCTACTGCGATTGAAGGACACTTTTATTCATCGGCAACATCTTTGTCTAGTATTTGAATTGCTGAGTGTAAACTTGTATGAGCTCATCAAACAGAACCAGTTCCGAGGACTTAGCACCACCCTTGTGCGAGTATTTGCGCAACAACTTCTCAATGGCCTTGCCTTGTTGAATAAAGCCCGCTTGATCCATTGCGATCTGAAGCCGGAAAACATTCTACTCAAAAACCTGGAAAGTCCTATTATCAAGATTATTGATTTCGGTTCCGCTTGTGACGAGCGGCAAACAGTCTACACCTATATTCAGTCCCGGTTTTACCGCTCGCCCGaagtcctcctcggcctgccATACTCCTCAGCCATTGACATGTGGTCCTTGGGGTGTATCGTAGTAGAGCTCTTCCTGGGCCTGCCCCTCTTTCCCGGGTCATCAGAGTACAACCAAGTCTCACGGATTGTTGAGATGCTCGGCAACCCCCAGAACTGGATGATTGAAATGGGCAAGCAGGCAGGCGAATTCTTTGAGAAACGCCAGGACGAATTCGGCAGACGGACGTATCATCTGAAAAGTATGGAACAGTACGCACGCGAGCACAACACGAAGGAACAGCCCAGCAAAAAGTACTTTCAGCAAAGCACGCTGCCTGATATTATCAAATCTTATCCCATGCCGCGCAAAAACATGAAGCAGAGCGAAATCGATCGAG AAATGAACAACCGAATAGCCTTTATCGACTTTGTCCGAGGATTGTTGACTATCAATCCCCTCGAGAGATGGTCCCCTCAGCAAGCCAAGTTGCATCCATTTATCACTCAACAAAAATTTACTGGTCCTTTCGTTCCTCCCATGAACCTCAAAGCGAGCTCCTTGAACCGATCTCCCGCACCAGGAacgcaacagcagcaacaggcTGAGGCTTTGAGCAAGCAACGTGCTCAGGCGGCACAAGCTCAAGCTAATTCGGCTGCACATTCAGCCGCTCAGGGAGCGTatgccaacatggctgctgctggccagtACCCTCAACAGTCAGGGCATGCTCAACCTCCCATGTACACTGCAAACCCTGTTTATTCGCCTGCTGGGAACCATGGCAATATGGCGCCACCCTACGGACCCCAGGCAGGTCAGTACGGCCCAATGATCGTGGGCCAGCATACCCAACCAATGCCTCCCACCCAGTATGGCAATGTTGCTCAACCGAATATGTATCAGCAAGGAGGCATGCGAACGAACCGGCAGAGAGCTTCAACcatggagcagcagcagagtgGTATCCCGGCTGCTATTCAGCGAGTGGCAAGCCACCTTGACCCGACTCAGCCTATCCGCCTGCAGCCTAGTCCAGCCTATTATCCCCCCCCTGGCGAAGGCATGGTTAGCATGGATAATACTCCTGGACGTGCTGGTCGACGGGGAAGCAGGGTTCAGCAAGGTGGCAGGGGAAATCGCGATTTCATCCGCAATCTCGAAGAACGCACCTTGGAAGAAGGATTCATGGGAAACCAGAACCCGTGGCATTGA
- the ppr2 gene encoding Pentatricopeptide repeat-containing protein 2, which produces MAGSFLSCRACLLRTIQLAARRGPAEASAVRAAAHLSQQRRSYTTESPPAAPAPVDAPRTLQVPDGENSAAVAEKRQREKLQRAVNKHLDYMDDPWKIAQHVGQTLAKDRFDEALLLTQRASKERQVVVAWNHLIDYQLERQHLRKAIKLFNEMKKRGQLPNVQTFTVIFRGCARSQHPKAAVAEAVKHYNILMADKRIQPNSIHLNAVLNVCARAGDLDSMFLIADTVNDSTRAPTAYTYTTILNALRHSAWRDSKELPQQQQSTNLQKVVDRANGLWIEVMDKWKQGRLVIDEELVCSMGRVLLLAPKREDRRLVLDLLQQTMNISNLAKALASDPFQDADMQNVGINGPPKASTKAVYAIPGRNTLALLLTTLASSKLTTVGIKYWNLMIRHYGIVPDNDNWLRMFGMLKVAKASAHAASILEILPKEFVDPKPYRIAMETCVRDNINQNAIENSTVILNSMMSRLDVPDIHTLRLYLRVALVSHYHFRTRAQNGDEAGAKREYGVQITTALANLWEPYKKVHYHYFKATPTPATQEGKGILYNDKREVIALARLMFSAFNKVINESMLPEKDLRELRAVGAKINREIQAFYSDREKAEPKLRRSSSVEHEVPVGVEDATHRPGGGDFVWDTTKSGDPVSLRKERR; this is translated from the exons ATGGCAGGAAGCTTTCTTTCCTGTCGAGCATGTCTGCTCAGGACAATTCAACTGGCTGCGAGAAGAGGCCCTGCGGAAGCCTCTGCTGTCAGAGCAGCTGCGCATCTAAGCCAACAACGCAGAAGCTATACGACGGAATCGCCGCCTGCGGCCCCCGCGCCTGTCGACGCACCGAGGACTCTACAAGTACCGGATGGAGAGAATTCAGCTGCAGTTGCCGAAAAGAGGCAGCGcgagaagctgcagcgtGCCGTCAACAAGCACCTGGACTACATGGACGACCCGTGGAAGATTGCACAGCATGTCGGTCAGACCCTCGCAAAGGACCGGTTTGACGAAGCGCTGCTCTTGACGCAAAGGGCGAGCAAGGAACGTCAGGTCGTCGTTGCCTGGAACCATCTCATCGATTATCAGCTCGAGCGTCAGCATCTAAGGAAAGCAATCAAGCTATTCAATGAG ATGAAGAAACGCGGCCAGCTGCCCAATGTCCAGACATTCACCGTCATCTTCCGAGGCTGCGCTAGGTCACAGCACCCCAAAGCCGCAGTCGCCGAAGCTGTAAAGCACTACAATATCCTCATGGCCGACAAGCGTATCCAGCCAAACTCGATACACCTCAATGCTGTACTGAATGTGTGCGCCAGGGCTGGAGACCTCGATTCCATGTTTCTAATCGCCGACACCGTTAACGATTCCACACGAGCACCAACAGCCTACACATACACCACCATCTTGAACGCCCTGCGCCATAGTGCCTGGAGGGATAGCAAGGAGCTgcctcaacagcaacaaTCCACGAATTTGCAAAAAGTCGTGGACCGAGCAAACGGTCTTTGGATCGAGGTCATGGACAAGTGGAAGCAGGGCCGACTCGTCATCGATGAAGAGCTCGTCTGCTCCATGGGTCGCGTGTTGTTGCTTGCGCCAAAGCGCGAGGACAGGCGGCTTGTCCTGGATCTCTTGCAGCAGACCATGAATATTTCCAACCTCGCCAAGGCCCTTGCTTCAGACCCCTTTCAAGATGCCGACATGCAAAATGTCGGCATCAACGGGCCCCCCAAGGCCTCCACAAAGGCCGTCTACGCCATCCCCGGCCGCAACACCCTTGCCCTGCTCCTGACCACCCTCGCATCCTCAAAGCTCACAACAGTGGGCATCAAATACTGGAACCTCATGATCCGTCACTACGGCATCGTCCCCGACAACGACAACTGGCTCCGCATGTTTGGCATGCTCAAGGTAGCCAAGGCCAGTGCCCACGCGGCATCCATCCTCGAAATCCTCCCCAAAGAATTCGTCGACCCAAAGCCGTACCGCATCGCAATGGAGACCTGTGTCCGCGATAACATCAACCAGAACGCCATTGAGAACTCCACTGTCATCCTCAACTCCATGATGTCCCGCCTCGACGTCCCGGACATCCATACCCTCCGCCTCTACCTGAGAGTCGCGCTCGTCAGTCACTATCATTTCCGAACCCGCGCCCAAAATGGTGACGAAGCAGGCGCCAAGCGGGAATACGGCGTGCAAATTACCACGGCTCTCGCTAATCTCTGGGAACCCTATAAGAAGGTTCACTATCACTATTTCAAGGCTACTCCTACGCCCGCCACCCAAGAGGGCAAGGGCATTTTGTACAATGACAAGCGAGAAGTAATTGCCCTGGCACGGCTCATGTTCTCCGCTTTTAATAAGGTGATCAACGAAAGTATGCTTCCCGAGAAAGACTTGCGTGAGCTGCGTGCCGTTGGAGCCAAGATAAACCGGGAAATCCAAGCCTTCTACTCTGATCGCGAGAAAGCAGAGCCCAAACTGCGGCGTTCGTCAAGTGTTGAGCATGAAGTCCCAGTTGGGGTCGAGGATGCTACTCACAGACCAGGGGGAGGGGACTTTGTTTGGGACACAACAAAATCTGGAGATCCTGTCTCGTTACGAAAAGAGCGCCGTTGA
- the NCS2 gene encoding Cytoplasmic tRNA 2-thiolation protein 2, with protein MPSYSDCFVDYVEDKAGRRLGAVGRDTRPQGRPGPRRYLGGLSFGPSSTVMVQLLDICARFYLSKKSSPAFEPLAVHVDTDLSHPADQDDGPAQRLLSKYRQRFPNVSFECVHLSRICAVKTLDWSALGCPHMGEPGGDRVGRLQKYFDSLPSVTSRADILRLFIRHILLDLALERSYSALLLGHSTSALAALTFAEVANGRGFAVPWQINDGPFAVCTYDARPGSTGTKEVSQAQMPVYYPLRELFKNEIKIYLDLVPSLKDLMPEDNATASNVVSHKDLSITEVMERYFDSVEGPQSGIVANVVRTTGKLDRAASGSFCLMCGMTLDKQGDSRWAGELGDDADTHDAASRTAHLCYGCKRSING; from the exons ATGCCG TCCTACAGCGACTGTTTTGTAGACTATGTTGAAGACAAGGCAGGCCGGCGtctcggcgccgtcggccgGGACACCAGGCCCCAGGGCAGACCAGGGCCTCGAAGATATCTCGGCGGTCTGTCGTTTGGGCCGTCCTCCACCGTAATGGTGCAGCTCCTAGACATCTGCGCGAGGTTCTACCTGTCCAAGAAGTCGTCTCCGGCGTTTGAGCCATTGGCCGTCCACGTCGACACGGACTTGTCGCATCCCGCTGACCAGGACGACGGTCCCGCGCAACGGCTGCTCTCCAAGTACCGGCAGCGGTTTCCCAACGTCTCCTTCGAGTGCGTGCATCTGAGCAGAATCTGCGCCGTCAAGACGCTTGACTGGTCGGCGCTGGGATGTCCACACATGGGCGAGCCCGGGGGGGACCGCGTTGGGCGGCTGCAAAAGTATTTCGACTCGCTGCCGTCCGTGACTTCAAGGGCGGATATCCTGCGGCTCTTCATACGCCATATCCTCCTGGATCTGGCCCTGGAGAGGTCGTACTCGGCCCTGCTCCTGGGGCACAGCACATCGGCTCTCGCGGCGCTTACTTTTGCAGAGGTGGCAAACGGGCGGGGATTTGCCGTTCCTTGGCAGATCAACGACGGTCCGTTTGCCGTCTGTACGTATGATGCGCGGCCCGGCTCTACCGGGACGAAGGAGGTGTCGCAGGCGCAAATGCCCGTGTACTATCCGTTGAGGGAGCTGTTCAAGAATGAAATCAAGATATATCTTGATCTCGTGCCTTCTCTGAAGGACCTCATGCCCGAGGACAACGCAACGGCGAGCAATGTCGTGTCGCATAAAGACTTGAGCATTACAGAAGTCATGGAACGCTACTTTGACTCTGTGGAGGGTCCTCAGTCGGGTATTGTGGCCAATGTCGTGCGGACCACGGGGAAGCTGGACAGAGCCGCGAGCGGAAGCTTTTGTCTCATGTGTGGCATGACGTTGGACAAGCAAGGCGATTCGCGGTGGGCTGGTGAGCTTGGTGACGATGCGGATACGCATGACGCCGCTTCTCGGACTGCGCATTTGTGCTATGGATGCAAGAGATCCATCAACGGATGA
- the LAE1_7 gene encoding Secondary metabolism regulator LAE1: MQEDAQSRLGSNAFGDNNGNSIAPCDFEFTFESSMLMIEPDFDEMSDVASLSDMSLSESVQNYPELFGRTYHAFHAGSYAFPNDELEQERLAIQHLAMQRLMGGKLFFAPVSAEAPPRYILDLATGIGDWPIEMADEFPDSQIIATDLSPIQPVIVPPNVRFYIEDSTEPWDFPYKFDFVHTRLTGGCWADFETQVIAQAFAALKPGGWFESQEVDCNISCDDGSLDPNGPIVTWINDLMVAAEKLNRPVLLGPILKKAYERVGFVDVQQRVYKMPLNPWPKNRLLKQVGLLWGANILKGLSAFSYQLLHHGFNRSATEIEVSLVDVRRDLNDTRIHSGIAASFGHRRSAHHRFRRSILNDYFSKRSVLNLSRIISERTQKLMARFQESEMNGAVLCLEMAFAALTSDVISSYCRCRYWKFLEDGHVRNDARRAAEDTLDFAHIHRFFPRLTYIWHLVSLETFSKLMPGNSALFPYLESFLTYSTANTNANKLDKPGQGPSPVPMMGTKVVAITRPSIPPEERTAKSTWE, translated from the exons ATGCAAGAAGACGCACAGAGCCGTCTTGGCTCAAATGCTTTCGGTGACAACAATGGCAACAGCATCGCTCCATGCGATTTCGAGTTCACCTTCGAGTCATCCATGCTCATGATTGAACCCGAT TTTGATGAAAT GAGCGATGTCGCATCACTGTCAGACATGTCACTATCTGAGAGCGTCCAAAACTACCCCGAGTTATTTGGTCGTACCTATCACGCCTTCCATGCTGGGT CCTATGCTTTCCCCAACGATGAGTTGGAGCAGGAGAGACTGGCGATCCAGCACTTGGCCATGCAGAGGCTCATGGGTGGGAAGCTCTTCTTTGCTCCCGTCTCTGCCGAAGCTCCTCCACGATATATTCTCGACCTCGCCACAGGCATTGGCGATTGGCCTATCGAAATGGCCGACGAGTTTCCCGACTCGCAAATCATTGCCACCGATCTGTCCCCCATACAACCAGTAATTGTGCCTCCCAACGTTCGGTTTTATATTGAAGACTC CACTGAGCCTTGGGACTTCCCGTATAAATTCGACTTTGTCCACACGCGGCTGAccggcggctgctgggccgATTTTGAAACCCAGGTCATTGCGCAGGCTTTTGCCGCTCTCAAACCGGGCGGTTGGTTTGAGTCTCAAGAGGTGGACTGCAATATCAGCTGTGACGACGGTAGCCTGGATCCCAATGGTCCAATTGTCACATGGATCAACGATCTGATGGTTGCTGCGGAGAAGCTGAATCGCCCTGTACTCCTAGGACCTATTCTGAAGAAAGCGTATGAGCGGGTCGGCTTCGTCGATGTGCAGCAGCGTGTCTATAAAATGCCTCTCAACCCGTGGCCTAAGAACCGTCTTCTCAAGCAAGTTGGGCTGCTATGGGGTGCTAATATCCTGAAGGGACTATCGGCTTTTTCTTACCAGCTTCTTCATCACGGGTTTAATCGGTCTGCTACCGAAATCGAG GTGTCTCTCGTCGACGTTCGCCGGGACCTTAACGATACACGTATCCACTC GGGTATCGCCGCCAGCTTCGGCCACAGGCGAAGTGCTCATCACCGTTTTCGACGCAGCATTCTGAACGACTACTTTTCCAAGCGTTCTGTCCTAAACCTATCCAGGATCATCAGTGAGCGGACACAAAAGCTCATGGCTCGCTTCCAAGAGTCCGAAATGAACGGAGCCGTGCTCTGCTTGGAGATGGCCTTTGCAGCCTTGACATCCGATGTGATATCGTCATATTGCCGCTGCAGGTATTGGAAGTTTCTCGAAGACGGACATGTTCGAAACGATGCTCGTCGCGCCGCAGAGGACACCCTGGACTTTGCCCATATTCACCGCTTCTTTCCCCGACTTACATATATATGGCACCTAGTCTCCCTGGAGACATTTTCGAAGCTCATGCCAGGAAACTCGGCGCTGTTTCCATATCTAGAGTCATTTCTGACGTATTCAACTGCAAATACAAACGCAAATAAACTCGACAAACCCGGGCAAGGACCTAGCCCCGTGCCCATGATGGGAACCAAGGTGGTTGCCATCACCCGTCCGAGTATCCCGCCAGAAGAAAGAACCGCCAAATCGACTTGGGAATAA